CGCTGCGACGTCGACTTTTCATCCATGGTGGGCAGCCGGAGATCAGCGTTCGGATAGTATCGGCAGACCAGGGATCAATCCGATGCGCTATGTCATGACACATCATATTACGGAAGAAAAGCTCGCTGATCTGCATGCCATTGCGGAGTCGACGGATATTAACGCCTTCAGCAAACTTCTCATCGAGGAAGGCTTCATGAACGATCCGGGAAAGGAGATCTTTCTGTTCGGAAATGCACGTTTCATGGTAAGCGACGAAGAGGGGACGACTACCCAACCGCATCCGCGCGATCTGAACAGAATCGTCAAAACGATTGAGGAGGCAAAAAGGCGGGCTGATTACGTCATCGTGAGTATTCACGCTCACGAGATGAAGGGGGAAGAAAAAGAGGTTGCGGCCGATTTCTTGCCTGCTTTTGCAAAAGCTTGCATCGATGCAGGCGCTCACGCAGTGGTAGGACACGGCCCCCATTTATTGCGTGGTATTGAAATCTACAACAATCGGCCGATCTTTTACAGCTTGGGAGATTTTATTTTTCAGACAGAGGCTGTTACGAGTCAGCCCGCTGATTTCTACGAGCACTATGGCCTGGATCATACCCATAATGTAGCAGATGCGTTGGAAGCGATGAGTGCCAACTACACGCGCGGACTCTGTGTGCACAAAGAGGTGTGGGAGTCGGTTATTCCTTTATGGAAAATGCAAGATGGTGAACTGCTCGAACTGGAGCTACATCCGATTGAATTAGGGTTTGATCTGCCTGTACATCGGATGGGGTGGCCGAAATTAAGCGGGGATACCTCAATCTTAGAGGGGCTCAAAACTTTGAGTGAACCATATGGCACAGTGATTGAGATCACAGATGGAATTGGTCGCGTGAGGCTTTCAAAATAGCGGGAAACAGCGGTAGTCTATTTCCTACACAATGGAGTGATTCACATGATGGCCAGAATCACAATGATTTTGTTATTTGTGCTATACATGATCAATTATGCGGATAAAACGATTGCGGGATATTCTGCCGTGCCCATTATGACTGAATTTTCATTGAACGAGAAGGATTGGGGACTTGTTGGAAGCAGTTTTTTCTGGTTTTTCTCCCTTGCCGGGATTATAGGCGCGGCGCTGTCGGATCGCATCGGGACGAAAAAAATGCTGGCAGTCATGGCACTGTCCTGGACAGTCATCCAACTCGGCGCTTATGCGATCGCGGGTTTGCCAATGCTTGTTGTAGCGCGGGTATTGCTTGGAATAGGCGAAGGGCCATTTTGGGCAACGGTTGTCAGCCATTTGAACAAATGGTTTCCTGAAGAAAAGCGTGGACTGGTTTATTCAACCGTGAACTTCGGTGCTTTTGTCGGTGCGGTGGCATCCGCACCGATGATTGTCGCGCTAATTGATAGCTATGGATGGCGATTTTCCTGGGCATTTATGGGCGCACTCAGTCTGATATGGCTCTTGGTCTGGCTGTGGATCGGAAAAGAAAAACCACTTGTCAGCGTCGCACCTGCAAAAGTCGAAGCTCCCACCTTATCAAAAGCGAAGTGGTCAGATATATCCGGTATCTTGATATCATCCACGTTTTTATTCTGTTTTTTAATCTATTTCGCACAAATATGGGGGACCACCTTCGCATCCGTATGGGAGCCTGTCTATCTCGTCAAGGTTTTCCAATTTACGAATCAGGAAATGGCCTATGCGATTGCTGGCACGGGACTTTTAGCTGGACTGATGACCATACTAATTTCATCGATTGGCGATCGTTTCTTTAAAAAGCACCGCAGCTATCGCAAATCATACGTTCTGGTTGGCGGTGTTTCGATTATTTTAGGGGGGGTGTGCTTTTACAGTGTTACTCTCGTTCAATCTACCGTACTTGTCTTAATCCTCCTGTGCCTAGGAAAAGGGTTTGCTTTTTCTGTGGGTACAGCTGCCTCTGTCATCGTCAGTAGCTTGGTGCCGGAACGAACGGGACTTTTGGTAGGCGTGTTGTCCAGCCTGGTTACGTTGGCAGGGATCATTTCGCCGCTGGTCACGGGCTCTATCGTTCAATCAGCGGGAGATATTGGCACTGGTTTTGGCAACGCCATGATCGTCAACGGCTTGCTCTTTATCATTTGCGGCGTGCTTTTTCTGCTCTTTGTGAAGCGCAATGAACAAGTCAGTCAATCAGCACCGCCAATCTCCCATGTTTCCTAAAAGTAATACTTTATTGGCTTGGCTTCAGATGTTAAAATTTTCTGAAAAGGAGGTAGATGTGTGGTGTATCATTTGAATGAAAGCCTCATGCAGAGCGCGAAACAGTTTGCGGATCGTCCAGCCTTGGTCTATATGGGAGAAACGACGACGTATGCAAAATTCAATCAGCAGGTCGAACATCTCGCAGCTGGACTTGCCCAGCACGGGATTGGAAAAGGGGATGCTGTCGCCCTGCTCATGGATAATCGGCCGTCTTTTGTAAGCGCTTACTATGCGATACTCCGCGTAGGAGCAGTCGTTGTTCCCATGAACCCCATCTATACGGCGCGCGAAATTAGCTTTATTCTATCGAACAGTAAAGCAAAAGCAGCCATTGCCTTATCCGCGTTGCAGCCGATACTAACCCCGATGAAGGACCAAATAGAAGATTTACAGCTACTCATCTACACGGAATGTATTGAAAATGAAATAACGATCGATCAGCTTGAACAGGAAGGGCAAGGATCAGAGGTAGGCTACGCGGAGCAGGAACGAAACGAAGATGACCTCGCTGTTATTCTGTACACATCAGGTACGACTGGCCAGCCAAAAGGAGCGATGCTCTCCCACCGCAATATGGCATCGAATGCTGATGCGATGGGGACATTGTTCGAGCTGGTACCCGAAGATCGCATGGTCGCCGTACTCCCGATGTTTCACGTCTTCTGCATGACGGTGTGCATGAATGGACCGATTCGAGCGGGAGCGGCCATTATTATCGTGCCAAAATTTCATCCGGTAGACGTCCTCCAAACGATTCGTGAGCAAAAAGCCACATGTTTTGCAGGCGTTCCGACCATGTACAACTATCTACTTCAGCTGCCGACTGCGACAAAAGAAGATTTCTCCTCCATCCGAATATACTGCTCGGGAGGTGCATCTATGCCGGTCGAGCTCCTGCACAAATTCGAAGCGAAATACGATGCCAAGGTACTGGAGGGCTACGGTTTGTCCGAGGCAGCCCCAGCTACAACATTCAATCCATTGCACGGGATCAGAAAGCCAGGATCGGTTGGAATCGATATCCCGCTTGTGAAGAACAAGGTCGTCGATCCCGAAGGAAACGAAGTCGCACGTGGAGAAGTGGGTGAGCTGGTAGTACAAGGGCCCAACGTCATGATAGGATACCTCGGTTTGCCAGATGATACGGCCGCAGCGCTTCGAGATGGTTGGCTGTATACGGGAGACATGGCCCGTATGGATGAAGAAGGATATGTGTACATCGTTGACCGCAAAAAAGACATGATTCTCGTTGACGGCTATAACGTGTACCCGCGTGAGGTAGAAGAAGTGTTATACCAGCATCCTGCGATTATCGAGGCGGCTGTGATCGGAATTCCTGACGAGGTGCATGGCGAGGCAGTCAAGGCATTTGTGGCATTGAAGGAAATAGCGGTTTCTCAAGAGGATATCATGGCGTTTTGTCGTGACAAGCTGGCGAAATACAAAGTTCCTCGTCAGGTCGAAATTGTAGCAGAGCTTCCCAAAAACAGTACGGGGAAAATCTTGCGTCGCTCGTTACGCACCTCTTAAACGATCGCACGATGAAATGAAAAATGCCAGCTCACACAATGATCCTTTTGTTGTAAGCTGGTTTTTTCGTGTCACGGAGGTACACGAGTTTGGGTTTGTAGAATGTAGAACGGGATGTGGAGGTGTTTGGGTTGCTGCGTTTGATTTTGCGCCCGAATTGCAAAATATGCCAGGCGAATACGCACCCACAGTCGGCTGTATTTTTTTGGTATTAGATGACGAATAGCCAGCAAGTAGGGAAAAAACTAGCCTTGGCGATCATGGACGAAGCAACATTACGAGGCTATTCATTCATCCGATTAGATTCGCTTCCTACGATGGAACAAGCGATTCAGCTTTACCGCTCGTTGGGCTTCTATCCAATTGAGCCCTATCGTTTTAATCCGATTGAAGGCACGCTGTATATGGAGAAAAAGCTCATATAAAAAGAAGATTAAACGCCAATTAAACCGGCTAGGCTTGTTGTTTGGTGAGGTCAGCCTCTCGCAATCTTTTCATCATGGGTAGCAGAACAAAAAATGGTCCAATGGACATTATGGCACTGAGAATATGTAGATAAAGAATCGCCTTATATAATAAAATGCCCACCGTTATTTTTTCATGTCCGGGCTAAATTCATGGACCCACACTCGCATTTGCGGCAGCCAAGGCATCCCAGGATGAGATGATAGAATGGATTGCTTATATTCCTCTACATTTGAATATCCCTCTTGCTTGGCATTATCATCGGTTAGCAGCTCGCCTATAAATCATTCATCCCCATAATGGAAAAGTCCTGTTTCAAAACCGAGGGCTTTTTGTGTTTGTTTAGCAGGATGAAAATATGTTAGCTACTAATTTTTCTGTAGCAGGGCTGAGGACTTTATTTTTTTTGCGGATTAATCCAACAGGTAAAGCGAATGAAATGTCATCGATGTCACGAATAGCGTATTCATGTGAATTGGCAACGAAATTGCTAGGTAGCATAGCAATACCAAACTCTTGTAATACAAGATTTAAAACCATCTCCACGTTTGCTGCATCGTAATTAGAGTGTAAATGAAAACCATGATGAAGAAAAACATGCTCTATTTTTCGCCGATAATCACACAATTGTCCAGTTAAAATGAAATTTTCATTTTCCAAATCACACATGTAAATTTTATCTTGTGTAGATAATGGATGGTCGATTGGCAGTATCAAACAAAGCTTTTCTTCATATAGCGGATAAAATTCAAGATTTAATTCGGGTGAAGGAGGGGGACATAAGGCAATATCAAGTTCGTTAGCGATAATCCGTTGACTAAATTGTTGGGTTACGCCACTTTCGATGGAAAGACAAATTTGTGGATGTTCTTTCATAAACGTTGTTAGTACGGAAATCAAATTTGTTTTGCCAATGGAATCAATTGCTCCAATCCGAATAAGTCCTTTCTGACCGATTGAAAATTCTTTTGCGGTTTGGGTGATTACATCCACTTGATTTAATAAAATATCTGCTTGTTCTTTCACAAGTCTTCCGGCTTCGGTTAGCACCATTTGTTTTCCTTTACGCTCAAACAGTTCGATGCCGAGATTTTCTTCTAATTGATTGATGTGTAGGGTGATGGTAGATTGTGCGTATTGCAGCAGATTTGCTGCTTTTATCTGACTACCACATTGGACAACAGCTTGAAATGTCTGTAACAAACGAATTTCCATAATTCATTTCTCCTGAAGAATAGTTCATTTTTGTTCATATTTACTAATATAACATCGTAAATTACTATTTATATAGAAGGAGATGATAACATGAAAGATTTATTTTCCGTTGATATCACAAACAGTGAGTGGAAATTTGTTATGGATGGTATAGAACAAATTCCATTACGAGATGAGAATGGTGAACTGCGTTATGTCGTGCGATTTGCACCGGGGGCAAAATTCCCTCAACATACGCATAAGGATACCGAGGAGTTATTCGTATTAGATGGAACTCTTATCAGCAATGATGTTGAGTATGGAGCAGGTTCTTATCTCTGTTATGGACCTAATACAAAACATGAACCATGGTCTGAAAAGGGTTGTTTGGTTCTTGTAATGGAGCGTAATGCTGGATAGTGTTTTTCAGTTTCTGTTTTTTTGTGTAGGAAATTATTAATTTTTATTGTTTTCATGCAAACATTGCCACATAGATTGGATACCTTCATTCTAAGAGGAAACCGCTCGAAAAGGAGCGGTTTTTTTATGTTGTGTGCCCAGCAAGCCGTCCATCAAGCGAAAATACCTGAAGTGATTGGTGGTCTGTACGCCGATGGTTGGAGTCATCATTGCTCACCTAGCTCATCGACGTATTGATGATTGCATGCGTAATTAAACCAGGCGGAACAAATGATTCGGATTATCACTTCTATTGGCTTGTCACGGATGGATCCAAAAGGGCCTCTCAACGATACAAACCTAGAATCTTTAGGTAGAGGGGAGGCTCTTTTCTGTTCTTTACACTCACCTTTATGTAAGTAACTGAACAAAATGTGCATACTTACAAATTTCCAGCAAGCATCTTATACTCATAAAACATCAAACCTTCAAGGAGGACCTTACTTTGAAAACTCTTGTCATCGTCACTCATCCAAGCATCGAAACATCCGTCATCAATAAGCGATGGGTAGAAGAACTCAAAAAATATCCAGAAAAGTATACCGTACACGAATTGCATAAGATTTATCCAGATGGAAACATTGATGTGGAAAAAGAACAACAATGGATTGAATCACATGGGAATCTTGTTTTACAGTTCCCGGTTTACTGGTTTAATTGTCCGCCACTCCTGAAAAAATGGCTTGACGATGTGTTCGCATATGGGTGGGCTTACGGTTCAAAGGGAGGCGATAAATTAAAGAATCGCAAAGCAGCATTAGCCGTATCTGCTGGAATTAGGAAAGAGGATTATCAGGAAGAGGGAAGATATCGGTATACACTGGAGCAAATATTGACCCCTTTTGAAACAACCTTCCGTTACTGCGATGCGGATTATCGTTCATTCTTTGCCTATTATGGTGCAGAGACAGAGTCAGGGGAAAATGAACCTGGTCAAGAGCTTGAGCCGACTGGCAGCATATTGGATAAGACCGCACAAGATTATGTGAAATTCATTGATAGCCTGTAAAAGGCCCCATGAAAAAAGAAGTATTTCCTCGTTTGGGGGAGATACTTCTTTTCATGTTAGAAACAATCATTATGCCTGCTGCTTTACAGCATTTTGAGGGGGTAAGCTGTTTTTCTCTCCCCAGTCGCACATCATATTTAACAAGGGGATGAGAGATAGACCACGCTCTGATAAGGAATATTCCACTTTGGGAGGGACTTGGGGAAATTCCTTGCGGATGATCAAGTCATCAGCCTCCAGCTCTTTTAACATCAAGCTCAGCGTTTTAAAGGAAATGGTACCGATACTTCGCTTCAGCTCATTATGCCGCATCACCTTATTTTCAGCGAGCCAATACAAAATGATCATTTTATATTTCCCGCCTATTAAAGACAATGTATAGCCAAAGCCAGTGTCTTTTAACTCTACACCGGTCGGAACACAGGTTTCACGCACAAAGTACACTCTCCTTTGGAAAGTAAGGTTGGTAAATGCACATACTTTACCATACATCATACTGCTATTTTAGGAAAGTGATGCCAAGCAAGAAACCTTTGAACGTTTATGATTCGACACTCTTTTGATGGCGCTCAAGCTTGCCAGGGCCTGCGTATAGTACGGTAAAGAAACCAATAACGCCGAAAATCAATCCCACAATATAACCATGATTGATGGCATTTCCTAGAGAGTCACTCAGAAAAGAATAAACATTCGGCTCGATTTTTAACGGCTCACGCATGAGAACTTCAGGATTAAGCAGATCAGCTACTTTTTCCAAGGAAATGCCATGTAATGATGCCCCTGTGGATACGATACTCGCATAATTTTGGTTCACAACAGCAGCCATGATCGATGCACCGAGTACGCCTCCCATGTTTCGACAAAACCCAACGATCGAGGAAGAAATACCGATATATTGTTTATCAACCGAATGCACGATCGCGTTTTGTGCAACGCTCATTAACGGCCCGATTGCAGCAAACCCGAGCAGAATCATCAAGAGTGTTAAGAAAAAGAAGGAAATGCCTGTTGAAACGTACATAAGCAAAATAGAACTGACTACACAAGCGAGCATAGAGAACGCCATGAGAGATCGAAAGGGAAATCTTGTTTGCAACATTCCGAATACCACGGCTCCTCCCGTCAAAGAGAGCATCAACGGGGTCAAAACACTATTGGAGTTCGGATATCCAAGTACGGCCACAGCGAAAATAGGCAAATAAGTGATAACAGCAAACATGATGGCACCTTGAGAAAGACAGGCGATACATGTCGCGACCACCATGCGGTTTTGAAAAATTTGAAAGGGGAGGATCGGTTCCTCTGCATGACGTTCTACCATGATAAAAGTGAACCCGACTATTACGGACAGGGCAAACAGGGAGATGATTGGCCACGAAGACCACTCATATACTTTTCCTCCCCATTCAAGCGCCAGCATGACTGCTATACAGGCGACAATTAATGTAACGGTACCCAAATAGTCAATCTTTGGCTTTGTATGGGAACGGGATTCTTTCAGGGAAAACAGAAGAGTGAAGAGAGACAACAAACCGATCGGAACATTGACATAAAAGCACCAACGCCACCCCAAGTAATCAGAGAGCAAGGTCCCGACTTGAGGTCCGGCGATAGAAGAGAGCCCAAAGATTCCGGCAAACACGCCAGAGATCCGTGCCGAATATTTCGGATCAGAGGATAGCGTAAATAGGATTGTGAAAGTAATCGGAAAGAGAGCCCCTGAACCAATTCCTTGAAGGGCACGGAAAACAATTAGCTGTTCGATGCTTTGGGCAACGCCACAAAGTGCCGAGCCAATGAGAAAAATCGTAATGCCAAGTAAGTAAAACAACTTGCGTCCAAAAAGATCGGACATTTTCCCGAAGATGAGCATCGTACTGGTTGCGGCTAATACGTACGAAGTGAAAACCCAGCTCATGCTTTCAAAGCCACCGATATCTTTAATAATGGGACTAATGGCCGCTGAGGTGATGGTATTGTCGAGGGAAGACATCAATAGGCCCAGTGCCATTGCAAGGATAATGAAGCGATTACGTTTTTCGAATCGTGACATAAAAAGCGAACTCCTCTCTCTTTTTTCTATTCATTTAGCAAACTTCGCTACAAGACTATTATTTGTGCATTCGTTTCTAATAAATAGGGAGAGAACAGTTGCAAATCAAACTTTACATCGTTGATGAATTTGACAAAAAAGCACAGTCAATCTTGACAAGCATATGATCGGGCGGTAATCTAACGCATCAGATAGGAATGAAACAAAAAACCGGGGAGTTGAAGCTCACCCGGTTTAACTGTTAAACGGTCGTTTAACTATACGTTACTTGGTGGCGTAATTTTCGGCTGCCATGCAAATATAGTAGCTTAATCCCGTTTGCTGTTCTTCCAACATAGTGCGGTGGAACTCATCTGATAGGAAAAACCTTGACTGCTCGGCAAAAGCTCTCGCATCAATCGGATGGGCTTTTTGCAAAAAAGCAAGATGATTTTCGATCGCAGAAACAACTGTTTCATCATCGATACTTTTGTTGTTTTTCAACGCCTCTGCCATAGATGTCATGAAAGCAGTCGCTTCGGCAGCTTTTTCATTCATGGAAGCTACGTCCAGATTCTCTGTATCCAATTGAAAATCGTAGGCTTTCTGCAAATGCTCATTTTGTTGAGAGAATGCCTGCTGCCATTCTTCTTCGTTTAATCCATCAAACATTTGCTCAGTGGACATATTTCCTCTCTTCCTTTCGTGTCGGATCGTTTCTTCTAAAGTAAGCAAGATGCGCTCCATTCGAAGCTGGCGTGCCTTTAACATCGTTTGTTGCTCAGATAAACAACGAAGTCTGTCTGGTTCGTGATCAAGAGCAGCTTTAATCCTGTCCAACGAAAAATCCAGCTCACGATAAAACAAGATTTGTTGTAACCGCTTGAGTTCATTCTCACCATAATATCTGTATCCATTTTCTGTAACGATTTCGGGCATCAGCAAGCCAATCTTTTGATAATGGTACAGTGTCTTGATTGTGGTACCAGACAGTTTGGCTACCTCGTTAACGGTATACAACATGGCGATTCACCTCCTGAAATTGAGTTTGCAGTCTGACCTTAGGTTGGAGTCAAGCGAAAAAAAGTAAGTAGAGGGGAAAATGGTTGAGCTCAGCAAAAAGCCGCCGTTTTATCGGCGGCCGCAGGCTGTCGAGAAAGTCGACAGCCATTTTTATTTTACTTAATTTTAAGGCGACACCGCGTTAATTTGTTATAATTCTTATAATTACATTTTATAGTAGGTGATAATTGTGCTTACCTCGAATGATAAAAATCCGCAAATGCATTACGAATTTGTGTGCCTTGATGAATTGGTCCCAGAGGACCATTTATTAAGGGTCATCCAGAAACATATAGATTTCTCCTTCATCCGAGAAAAAGTACGTCAATATTATTGCGAGGATAACGGTAGACCTTCGATTGATCCTATTGTTTTATTTAAAATGATTTTCATTGGATACCTTTACGGTATCCGCTCAGAGAGGCAGCTCGAAAAAGAAATCCAGACTAACATCGCCTATCGTTGGTTTCTTGGCCTTTCTTTAACAGATCGAGTTCCAGATCACACAACAATCAGTTGGAATCGTCGAACCCGTTTTAAAAATACAAATGTTTTTCAGGAGATTTTTGATGAAATTGTGCGCTTGGCGATTCAGCATCGAATGGTCGCTGGACGTGTATTGATAAGTGATTCCACGCATCTTAAAGCAAATGCGAATAAACGAAAATTTAAGAAGCATGTCATCGAGAAATCGAGTCGTGCCTATCTCAAAGATTTAGAGGTAGCAATTAATGAAGACCGTGAGGTACATGGAAAAAAGGATTGAAGCCTAGAGAGGGTGTGAAGGAAGAAAAGGAAATCAAGGTGAGTACCACTGATCCGGAAAGTGGCTACATGGTTCGAGACAGCAAGCCCGAAGGCTTTTTCTATCTCGATCACCGGACTGTCGATCATAAGTACAATATTATTACCGATGTCCATGTCACTGCTGGCAATGTCCATGATTCCGTTCCTTACATAGATAGGCTGAATCTCCAAATCGAGAAGTTTGGGTTTAAGGATACAATTGAAGCTATTGCATTAGATGCTGGTTATTTAACTACTCCAATCTGCAAGGCACTTCACGATATAAATGTATTTGCTGTCATCGGTCATCGTGCCTTTACACCTGTTAAAGGTCTTTTTGCTAAATGGCGCTTTAAATATGATCTGGAGTGCGATGTGTACACATGTCCTCAAAAACATACGCTTACTTATTCGACTACCGATCGAAACGGATACAGGATGTATAAGTCCAATAAAGAAATATGTAAAACTTGTCCAAGGCTTTCTGAGTGTACCCGATCTAAAAATCACCAAAAGGTGATAAGTAGGCACGTTTGGGAAGAGAGTAAGGAATGGGTTCGACAGAACCGTTTAAGTAAATCGGGGAAATATTTATATAGATTAAGATACCAAACCATAGAGCGAAGCTTTGCAGATGCTAAAGAACTGCATGGGCTTCGCTATTGTAGGTTACGCGGACGTGAAAATGTCCAAGAGCAGGTATTGATGACAGCAACAGTACAAAACATTAAAAGGATAGCACTACACCTAGCGAAAGCAAGTTAGGTGAAGGCTATCCTTTTTTCAGCACTTCGTGCTGGAACAATACCAAAAAGAAATCCCCAAAAGGGGGTTTCTCTTCAGTCTGAAGCCGCCGTTTTATCGGCGGCCGTTTCATTTATTTGAGTGATTCAGCAAGAATTTGCGCGATCTGCTCGCTGTCCTGTTCCCTGTACACACTATCATGATAATGCGGATGGTGAATGCTTACCCAGCCGTGCTCGATAGCCTTTTTGTAGTAATGCTTTGCCCGGTCCTCTTCACCATTCAGATAGAATAAGCAAGCAGCATTCCAATACAAGGCTGCATCGCCATCCCAATCCCAGCCTTGATCAAGTGCTTGGGCATAACTCCATGCTGCGCGGGCGTAGTCTTTTTCCACGCCATATTTCAGATCACCACGCATATAGTGGTTGCCGTTGACAAGGAAATTGTTTAACGGAAGGTTCCATCCGAACAGAACTGGGAAATCTGCGAGCAGCTCGAAACCGACAGACAAGGCTGTTCGCTGTGAACCTATATTATTTGACCAGCATTGCCATCCCACTCTTTTGATTCCGCGTTGTTTGGCGAGTGAGAGAGCACCGCATGCTGTCTTTCGAGCCCATCCGTTACCCTGATAGTCTTCATCAGTTTCTATACCCAATTCACATTCGTCTTCTACTACCCAATCCGTCATGCACCAGCTAATAATGGTCGGCCCCTCATCGGTATCTTGAATCGCGGCACAACCGAATCCTTTGTTTTCATAGGCTTCTATGGATGACCAGTTCTCTGTTATTTCATCGAGAACATCCTCGAGACCAACCAATTCCTTCCGCTTTAAAAAGGTGCTGTCTATCGGGACAATATGATCGTCAGCAGGAGGGTACAGATCCTGTAGATGGTGAGTAAAGATCATTCGTCCGCTTCTCATGGGAAATATATCTTTCATCACGATATCGAGAATGTCATCCCACTTCTCATCCGTAGGATAAAACAGGACGTAGTCAAGCTGTTCATCAGCAGCAAGCTGCGGTAAAATCTCCTCTTTGAGCAATGCATTCACTTCTTCAAAGAAGAGGGGATTATCAATACTGCCTCCTAGAAAAATACCTTGGGGGCTTGTCAACAAGGCTGATCTCGCGTCATTTGACAGGAATACTCTACCAGGAATAACACCTGTAATGACCCCTTTAATGGATACATGATGCTTCAACGCTTCGAATAGATTGGTCGCGCTATGGAAGCAATCGTTTGTGAGTTCTGTTCCTTGAACCATTTTTTGAGCAAACATTCGTTCATTTCCTCCCATAGCATATGAGAGAAGATAAAGTTATCGTTTGAAACCTCTCATATGCTTTTCCATTTGTTTTAGCGAATCCAAAACATCATCACTCCTTTACCTGTAGTAGGGCGCGAATCTCTGGGGTGTTTGGTCCTGATGCCCCCCTTGTTCATTATGGATGATTAACCAAATATTGCAAGGGGGGATTTACTCTTTTTGAAATATTTACATGAAAATATAATCGTACTGCTGCCGTAGAATCTTCAAGGCTTTCGTAGCAGAATGATTTACATAACCTAATTATGGTAAACTTATTATCAAGCACACGAAAAAGACTTTTCAAACAAAAAAGGCAGCGATAGCCCAGGACTTTTTCCCGTCCAAAGCTACTCCTGCCTTTTTCGATTCAGCCTTCCTGGCGCAAATGACAAGCGAGCTGTAATTTCAGCAAGTCTTCCGGATTTCGTAAATCGATATGAAGAAGCTCCTCAACTTTGCGCAATC
The window above is part of the Brevibacillus antibioticus genome. Proteins encoded here:
- a CDS encoding CapA family protein — protein: MTKPIWFTATGDSFITRNLPYRDQAFQEVSSLLHRAEVRIANLETTVHDNEGYPSAQSGGTWAMSPPSVLQVMKDYGFNMIGWANNHTLDYLYGGLEATERYLNEYGFVHAGAGKNLAEAGAPRYLECEGARVALIAATSTFHPWWAAGDQRSDSIGRPGINPMRYVMTHHITEEKLADLHAIAESTDINAFSKLLIEEGFMNDPGKEIFLFGNARFMVSDEEGTTTQPHPRDLNRIVKTIEEAKRRADYVIVSIHAHEMKGEEKEVAADFLPAFAKACIDAGAHAVVGHGPHLLRGIEIYNNRPIFYSLGDFIFQTEAVTSQPADFYEHYGLDHTHNVADALEAMSANYTRGLCVHKEVWESVIPLWKMQDGELLELELHPIELGFDLPVHRMGWPKLSGDTSILEGLKTLSEPYGTVIEITDGIGRVRLSK
- a CDS encoding MFS transporter, with amino-acid sequence MMARITMILLFVLYMINYADKTIAGYSAVPIMTEFSLNEKDWGLVGSSFFWFFSLAGIIGAALSDRIGTKKMLAVMALSWTVIQLGAYAIAGLPMLVVARVLLGIGEGPFWATVVSHLNKWFPEEKRGLVYSTVNFGAFVGAVASAPMIVALIDSYGWRFSWAFMGALSLIWLLVWLWIGKEKPLVSVAPAKVEAPTLSKAKWSDISGILISSTFLFCFLIYFAQIWGTTFASVWEPVYLVKVFQFTNQEMAYAIAGTGLLAGLMTILISSIGDRFFKKHRSYRKSYVLVGGVSIILGGVCFYSVTLVQSTVLVLILLCLGKGFAFSVGTAASVIVSSLVPERTGLLVGVLSSLVTLAGIISPLVTGSIVQSAGDIGTGFGNAMIVNGLLFIICGVLFLLFVKRNEQVSQSAPPISHVS
- a CDS encoding long-chain-fatty-acid--CoA ligase; translated protein: MYHLNESLMQSAKQFADRPALVYMGETTTYAKFNQQVEHLAAGLAQHGIGKGDAVALLMDNRPSFVSAYYAILRVGAVVVPMNPIYTAREISFILSNSKAKAAIALSALQPILTPMKDQIEDLQLLIYTECIENEITIDQLEQEGQGSEVGYAEQERNEDDLAVILYTSGTTGQPKGAMLSHRNMASNADAMGTLFELVPEDRMVAVLPMFHVFCMTVCMNGPIRAGAAIIIVPKFHPVDVLQTIREQKATCFAGVPTMYNYLLQLPTATKEDFSSIRIYCSGGASMPVELLHKFEAKYDAKVLEGYGLSEAAPATTFNPLHGIRKPGSVGIDIPLVKNKVVDPEGNEVARGEVGELVVQGPNVMIGYLGLPDDTAAALRDGWLYTGDMARMDEEGYVYIVDRKKDMILVDGYNVYPREVEEVLYQHPAIIEAAVIGIPDEVHGEAVKAFVALKEIAVSQEDIMAFCRDKLAKYKVPRQVEIVAELPKNSTGKILRRSLRTS
- a CDS encoding GNAT family N-acetyltransferase, with the protein product MAIMDEATLRGYSFIRLDSLPTMEQAIQLYRSLGFYPIEPYRFNPIEGTLYMEKKLI
- a CDS encoding LysR family transcriptional regulator, whose translation is MEIRLLQTFQAVVQCGSQIKAANLLQYAQSTITLHINQLEENLGIELFERKGKQMVLTEAGRLVKEQADILLNQVDVITQTAKEFSIGQKGLIRIGAIDSIGKTNLISVLTTFMKEHPQICLSIESGVTQQFSQRIIANELDIALCPPPSPELNLEFYPLYEEKLCLILPIDHPLSTQDKIYMCDLENENFILTGQLCDYRRKIEHVFLHHGFHLHSNYDAANVEMVLNLVLQEFGIAMLPSNFVANSHEYAIRDIDDISFALPVGLIRKKNKVLSPATEKLVANIFSSC
- a CDS encoding cupin domain-containing protein, producing the protein MKDLFSVDITNSEWKFVMDGIEQIPLRDENGELRYVVRFAPGAKFPQHTHKDTEELFVLDGTLISNDVEYGAGSYLCYGPNTKHEPWSEKGCLVLVMERNAG
- a CDS encoding NAD(P)H-dependent oxidoreductase — protein: MKTLVIVTHPSIETSVINKRWVEELKKYPEKYTVHELHKIYPDGNIDVEKEQQWIESHGNLVLQFPVYWFNCPPLLKKWLDDVFAYGWAYGSKGGDKLKNRKAALAVSAGIRKEDYQEEGRYRYTLEQILTPFETTFRYCDADYRSFFAYYGAETESGENEPGQELEPTGSILDKTAQDYVKFIDSL
- a CDS encoding winged helix-turn-helix transcriptional regulator, with protein sequence MRETCVPTGVELKDTGFGYTLSLIGGKYKMIILYWLAENKVMRHNELKRSIGTISFKTLSLMLKELEADDLIIRKEFPQVPPKVEYSLSERGLSLIPLLNMMCDWGEKNSLPPQNAVKQQA